Proteins encoded together in one Peribacillus asahii window:
- a CDS encoding ABC transporter ATP-binding protein: MTLLELCNVTKEYSVRSRKLSWFRRKKHFTAVNQVNLTLSKGECLGIVGESGSGKSTIAKLIMKIESVTSGQVLLDGKLINSNQIKDIQLYKRLQMVLQDSSSSLHPKMNVQEILTEPLRNYFSKNKEWRTQCIQLLELVNLDASYLIRYPHQLSGGQKQRVCIAKALAVKPDIIIFDESIASLDSTSQTSIIRMLKRIQKQEQLSYLFITHDLQSTKELCDRVAVMYQGEIIETFHLLDVGQLKHPYSNLLFQTLEDNER, encoded by the coding sequence TTGACCCTTCTTGAGTTATGTAATGTTACTAAAGAATACTCTGTCAGATCAAGAAAATTATCGTGGTTTAGAAGAAAGAAGCATTTTACAGCTGTTAATCAGGTTAATTTAACATTGTCTAAAGGAGAATGCTTGGGGATTGTTGGTGAAAGCGGCAGCGGAAAAAGTACGATAGCCAAATTGATTATGAAAATAGAATCTGTCACTTCGGGGCAGGTTTTACTTGATGGAAAATTAATTAATAGCAATCAAATAAAGGATATTCAGTTGTATAAGCGGTTACAAATGGTATTACAAGATTCATCTTCATCTTTGCATCCAAAGATGAACGTACAGGAAATTTTAACTGAACCGCTGCGCAACTATTTTTCTAAAAACAAAGAATGGAGAACTCAATGTATACAATTGCTTGAGTTAGTTAATTTGGATGCTTCCTATTTAATAAGATATCCTCACCAATTAAGCGGTGGACAAAAGCAACGAGTTTGTATTGCAAAAGCTTTAGCTGTGAAACCAGACATTATTATTTTTGATGAATCAATAGCCAGTCTAGATTCTACTTCACAAACTTCTATTATACGTATGTTAAAACGAATTCAAAAGCAAGAACAATTATCTTACTTATTTATCACTCATGATTTACAATCAACGAAGGAACTGTGTGATCGAGTAGCAGTTATGTATCAAGGAGAGATTATTGAAACATTTCATCTTTTGGATGTTGGGCAGTTAAAACATCCTTATTCCAATTTACTATTTCAAACGCTAGAAGATAACGAAAGATAA
- a CDS encoding sensor histidine kinase codes for MKKNWYHIFPKNTGLSPYVWIIFCILPFYFIFKSSSKLEIAAGIGMILLFFVAYGLSFAAKGWSVYLWTSIQIITSIAMTSLFGYIYFALFLAFFIGNIQNKIGFYTLYTIHIITTILGVNLGFLYQNKIFLTQFPFIVICVIGVVLIPFNTYNRKKREQLEEQLEDANKRISELVKIEERQRIARDLHDTLGQKLSLIGLKSDLAGKLLTRSPEAAKNEIKDIQQTARTALKEVRDLVSEMRGTRLVEEMLRIRQILNAAQIKLELVGSSQLKDTPLLVENVLSMCLKEAVNNIVKHSHASSCKLVIKQLPTEWYIEIEDNGVGFQHKGDFFKGNGLQGMKERLEFVNGSLDIPASNGTKLVIRVPNVIKQAERGKSI; via the coding sequence ATGAAAAAAAATTGGTATCATATTTTCCCGAAGAATACGGGGCTGAGCCCTTATGTTTGGATTATTTTTTGTATTCTACCGTTTTATTTTATTTTTAAATCGTCCTCTAAGTTAGAAATTGCAGCTGGGATTGGGATGATTCTTTTATTTTTTGTCGCTTATGGATTATCCTTTGCTGCGAAGGGGTGGAGTGTCTATTTATGGACGTCCATTCAAATTATCACTTCAATTGCGATGACGAGTCTCTTTGGTTATATTTATTTTGCTTTATTTCTCGCTTTTTTTATTGGAAATATTCAAAATAAGATTGGTTTTTATACACTATATACCATCCATATCATCACTACGATATTGGGGGTAAATTTAGGGTTTCTCTATCAAAATAAAATTTTTCTTACGCAGTTCCCGTTCATTGTCATTTGTGTGATTGGTGTAGTTTTGATACCATTTAACACATACAATCGAAAGAAAAGGGAGCAGTTGGAAGAACAGTTAGAGGATGCAAATAAACGAATTTCGGAGCTTGTTAAAATAGAAGAGCGGCAGCGAATTGCTCGCGATCTGCATGATACGTTAGGGCAAAAGCTTTCTTTAATCGGTTTAAAAAGTGATTTGGCAGGCAAATTACTGACTCGTAGTCCAGAGGCAGCTAAAAATGAAATTAAAGATATTCAGCAGACAGCGCGCACGGCTCTAAAAGAAGTACGCGATTTAGTGTCTGAAATGCGCGGTACGCGTCTTGTCGAAGAAATGCTTCGAATTCGCCAAATCTTGAATGCGGCACAAATCAAGCTGGAGCTAGTAGGTTCTTCACAGCTTAAAGATACACCATTGTTAGTGGAAAATGTGTTAAGTATGTGCTTAAAAGAGGCAGTTAACAATATCGTTAAACATAGTCATGCTTCTTCTTGTAAGCTAGTGATTAAGCAGTTGCCGACGGAGTGGTATATAGAAATAGAAGATAACGGAGTCGGTTTTCAGCATAAAGGAGACTTTTTTAAAGGAAATGGACTTCAAGGGATGAAGGAACGATTAGAATTTGTTAATGGGAGTTTAGACATTCCAGCATCAAATGGAACGAAACTCGTTATTAGAGTGCCGAATGTGATTAAACAAGCGGAACGGGGGAAATCAATATGA
- the nikB gene encoding nickel ABC transporter permease, with amino-acid sequence MIKFFIEHLIQLVFVVFCVATLTFLLLRVSPGDPATIMLKVNDVPASKEALDSLRSELGLTESIGSQYVQWIKEVFTGQWGNSYVSKEPVVDELFERLPATLELACAGLLIMLVITLSLGISTAIYSAGILDRIGRLMALFGSAVPSFWLGFLFIYLFSVQYGWLPSMGNGTWQHLVLPALTLGLGLGTVYARVLRTSMLDMMNQNFVKAARARGMSKRRILVFQVLKHAFLPIVTMIGTSFAFMLGGSIIVESIFSWPGLGRYIIESINMRDYPVIQGYVIFASILFVCIHTVVDFIYVLVDPRLRVS; translated from the coding sequence ATGATTAAGTTTTTCATAGAACATTTGATTCAATTAGTTTTTGTTGTTTTTTGCGTCGCTACGCTTACTTTTTTACTACTAAGAGTATCGCCTGGAGACCCGGCTACGATTATGTTAAAAGTGAATGATGTTCCTGCATCAAAAGAAGCACTAGACTCATTACGCTCGGAGCTAGGATTAACAGAATCTATAGGGAGTCAATATGTCCAATGGATCAAGGAGGTTTTCACTGGGCAATGGGGAAACTCCTATGTTTCTAAAGAGCCCGTCGTTGATGAACTATTCGAAAGGTTACCGGCTACTTTAGAACTAGCGTGTGCTGGTTTATTGATTATGCTAGTGATTACTCTCAGTTTAGGAATTTCAACAGCTATCTATTCAGCAGGGATATTAGATAGAATCGGCAGACTTATGGCTCTTTTCGGGTCTGCGGTTCCTTCTTTTTGGTTAGGATTTCTATTCATTTATTTATTTTCTGTGCAATATGGCTGGCTTCCTTCTATGGGAAATGGCACTTGGCAGCATCTCGTGTTACCAGCGCTAACACTGGGGTTAGGATTAGGAACCGTGTATGCTCGAGTGTTACGGACAAGTATGTTGGATATGATGAACCAAAATTTTGTGAAAGCGGCTAGAGCAAGGGGCATGTCCAAGAGACGAATATTAGTTTTTCAAGTGCTCAAGCATGCTTTTTTACCAATTGTGACGATGATAGGGACAAGTTTTGCTTTTATGCTAGGTGGAAGTATTATTGTAGAATCTATTTTCTCATGGCCAGGTCTAGGACGATATATTATTGAGTCAATTAATATGCGAGATTATCCAGTTATTCAAGGGTATGTTATTTTTGCATCTATTCTATTTGTTTGTATTCATACGGTTGTAGATTTTATTTATGTTCTAGTAGATCCGCGCTTAAGGGTTAGTTAG
- the nikC gene encoding nickel transporter permease — protein sequence MQKMLYRLDINVIVGSGVLILILFIGIFAPWIAPHDPVNVNLANRLSSPSWMYPFGTDHLGRCILSRVIYGARISMTAAFLIIIFTLIISIPIGLVTGYVRGRTDHIFMRVIDSMLAIPDIVLTIAIVGVLGPGFINMIIAIIIVRWANYVRFIRSLVIKICKEDYLLSARMSGNSHRRIMQRYILPQIFVSVLVFSALDMGKIVLAIAGLSFLGLGIQPPTPEWGAMLHDATSYFQIAPHVMIFPGMAILFFVLACQLISDRFRKLDSTTLKEV from the coding sequence ATGCAAAAGATGTTATATCGATTAGATATAAACGTAATAGTAGGAAGCGGGGTGCTTATACTAATCCTTTTTATTGGAATCTTTGCTCCTTGGATTGCTCCTCACGACCCTGTAAATGTAAATTTAGCTAATAGATTATCTTCTCCAAGTTGGATGTATCCATTTGGTACGGATCATTTAGGACGTTGTATATTATCAAGGGTTATTTACGGAGCTAGAATAAGTATGACAGCTGCTTTTCTTATTATTATTTTTACTTTAATAATTAGTATTCCAATTGGGCTAGTAACAGGATATGTACGTGGTCGAACAGATCATATTTTTATGCGAGTAATTGATAGTATGCTAGCTATTCCTGATATTGTTCTCACAATTGCAATTGTTGGTGTCCTAGGACCTGGATTTATTAATATGATTATTGCGATCATAATCGTTCGTTGGGCAAACTATGTTCGCTTTATTAGGAGTCTGGTGATTAAGATTTGTAAAGAGGACTATCTATTATCGGCGCGCATGTCAGGAAATTCACATCGGCGTATTATGCAACGTTATATTCTTCCGCAAATCTTTGTATCTGTTCTTGTTTTTAGTGCATTGGATATGGGGAAAATCGTGCTGGCTATTGCGGGACTTTCTTTTTTAGGGTTAGGAATCCAACCTCCAACACCTGAATGGGGAGCGATGTTACATGATGCAACGTCTTATTTTCAAATTGCTCCACATGTGATGATTTTTCCGGGGATGGCTATTTTATTTTTCGTATTAGCATGTCAATTAATTAGCGACAGATTTAGAAAATTAGATTCTACTACTCTTAAAGAGGTGTAA
- a CDS encoding fatty acid desaturase, translated as MSKQNQVNLRKQIAPFEKSNVKTSVKQLVNTIPPFILLWVAAYYSLEISYWLSLALSIIASGFVVRIFIIFHDCCHQSFFKSRKANDILGTITGIITLFPYEKWKRDHSIHHATSSNLNKRGTGDIWIMTVEEYVNASFWVRLQYRLYRNPLVMFGLGPAYLFLVSNRFNRKGARKKERVNTYVTNVSVIVLYTLLCLAIGWQAFLMIQLPIMFVSGLLGIWLFYVQHQFEDSYFEEEENWNYVKAAIDGSSYYKLPKLLQWVTGNIGFHHVHHLSPKVPNYHLEKAHDSTPPLQQATTITIRSSLKALRFRLWDESSKTFVGFHEAKILVEKSQPSFQEK; from the coding sequence ATGAGTAAACAAAATCAAGTCAATCTAAGAAAACAAATCGCTCCTTTTGAAAAGTCTAATGTAAAAACGAGTGTAAAGCAGTTAGTTAATACGATTCCACCGTTTATTTTGTTATGGGTTGCTGCGTATTATAGTTTGGAAATTTCTTATTGGTTAAGTTTAGCTCTTTCGATTATTGCGTCAGGGTTTGTGGTCCGAATTTTTATTATTTTTCATGATTGCTGCCATCAGTCTTTTTTCAAAAGTCGAAAAGCTAATGATATTTTAGGGACAATTACAGGTATTATTACGCTATTTCCATATGAAAAGTGGAAGCGCGACCATTCAATTCATCATGCGACAAGCAGTAATTTAAATAAGCGAGGGACAGGCGATATTTGGATTATGACGGTGGAGGAGTATGTAAATGCTTCGTTTTGGGTTCGGCTTCAGTATCGTTTATATCGAAATCCGCTTGTGATGTTTGGATTAGGGCCAGCGTATTTATTCTTAGTATCAAATCGTTTTAATCGAAAAGGAGCACGTAAGAAAGAAAGAGTCAATACGTATGTAACGAATGTTTCTGTTATTGTACTGTATACATTGTTATGTTTAGCAATTGGCTGGCAAGCGTTTCTTATGATTCAACTTCCAATCATGTTTGTGTCAGGGTTGCTTGGAATTTGGCTGTTCTACGTACAGCATCAGTTTGAGGATTCTTATTTTGAAGAGGAAGAAAACTGGAATTATGTGAAGGCTGCGATTGATGGAAGCTCATATTATAAGCTTCCAAAGCTATTGCAATGGGTGACAGGAAATATTGGTTTTCACCACGTACATCACCTCAGCCCGAAGGTTCCGAATTATCATCTTGAGAAAGCTCATGATTCTACACCACCTTTACAACAAGCTACAACGATTACAATTCGTTCTAGTTTAAAAGCTCTTCGATTCCGCTTATGGGATGAGTCAAGCAAAACGTTTGTAGGCTTCCATGAAGCGAAGATTTTGGTAGAAAAATCTCAACCAAGCTTTCAAGAAAAATAA
- a CDS encoding ABC transporter substrate-binding protein, which translates to MLKNWNRKRNLGLWMVLALCFLALIGCAGNDETSTDKGTNEEDSNQKATLAFSWSPASLDPHGSDSWEVMRSGTAETLIKLNEELEPTTWLAKSWKQENDTTWLFQLQKNVSFHNGKVMDATSVKDSLQRSIDKNPKAKDLLQIKSMEAVSDTELKIETTQPNAALIAHLADPATIIVDVATINDKDSYPAFTGAFKIKQFNQDQSLIVERYEDYWGEKALLSEVTIKFISDANTRLMALQSGDVDGATDISVDHIDVLEKNKKFEVLTATSLRTHMLMYNMESPLFKELALRKVVDMLIPREEIVNSVMKGQGSVAHSTFSPVLPFGKVENKEETESVNQLMQQEGWKKNSEGMWEKEGKTFEATLLTFPQRPELTVMAEVIQNKLLAEGMKINIRQVENIDDTLANEDWDLSMYSMLTAHTGDPQYFLEIFYQSNSESNVSKYVSLSVDKMINQLSQTTDLEKRNQLAIQIQEEINKDIPQSFIVFPNTVFAVRDGLKGFVAHPIEYYYNHSQIDVE; encoded by the coding sequence ATGTTGAAGAATTGGAATAGGAAACGAAACTTAGGATTATGGATGGTTCTTGCTTTATGCTTTCTAGCACTTATAGGATGTGCTGGAAATGATGAAACATCAACAGACAAAGGTACTAATGAAGAAGATTCAAACCAAAAAGCAACCTTAGCTTTTTCGTGGAGTCCAGCAAGCCTTGACCCACATGGTAGTGATAGCTGGGAAGTTATGCGCTCTGGAACAGCGGAAACATTAATTAAATTAAATGAAGAATTGGAGCCTACAACTTGGCTGGCAAAATCATGGAAACAAGAAAATGACACAACATGGTTATTTCAATTGCAAAAAAATGTAAGTTTTCATAATGGGAAAGTAATGGATGCTACAAGCGTAAAAGACTCATTACAGCGTTCTATCGATAAAAACCCAAAAGCGAAAGATTTATTACAAATTAAATCGATGGAAGCCGTGTCAGATACTGAGTTGAAAATTGAAACTACACAACCGAATGCGGCTTTAATTGCGCATTTAGCTGACCCAGCAACAATCATCGTAGATGTAGCAACAATTAATGATAAAGATAGCTATCCTGCCTTTACAGGGGCATTTAAAATTAAACAATTTAATCAAGATCAATCACTTATTGTTGAACGATATGAAGATTATTGGGGCGAGAAAGCATTATTATCTGAAGTGACAATTAAATTTATTTCTGATGCTAATACGCGACTAATGGCTTTACAATCTGGAGATGTAGACGGGGCAACCGATATTTCTGTTGATCATATTGATGTTTTAGAGAAGAATAAAAAATTTGAAGTGTTAACCGCTACATCATTAAGAACACATATGCTGATGTACAATATGGAATCTCCTCTATTTAAAGAGTTAGCATTGAGGAAAGTGGTTGATATGTTGATTCCACGTGAAGAGATTGTGAATTCAGTCATGAAAGGACAAGGGTCTGTAGCCCATAGTACATTTTCTCCTGTCTTGCCATTTGGCAAAGTGGAAAATAAAGAAGAAACAGAATCTGTTAATCAGTTAATGCAGCAAGAAGGTTGGAAGAAAAATTCTGAGGGCATGTGGGAAAAAGAAGGAAAGACATTTGAAGCGACATTATTAACGTTTCCACAGCGTCCAGAATTAACAGTAATGGCAGAAGTAATTCAAAATAAATTATTAGCTGAAGGAATGAAAATCAATATTCGTCAAGTAGAGAATATTGATGATACATTAGCGAATGAGGATTGGGATTTATCAATGTACAGCATGTTAACAGCACATACAGGTGACCCACAATACTTCTTAGAAATATTTTATCAATCTAATAGTGAATCAAATGTGAGTAAGTATGTGTCTCTTTCGGTTGATAAAATGATTAATCAGTTAAGTCAAACAACGGATTTGGAGAAGCGCAATCAATTAGCTATTCAAATACAAGAGGAAATTAATAAAGATATTCCACAGTCATTTATTGTTTTCCCGAATACGGTATTTGCTGTTAGAGACGGTTTAAAAGGATTTGTTGCTCATCCGATTGAGTATTACTATAATCATTCACAAATTGATGTGGAATAG
- a CDS encoding ATP-binding cassette domain-containing protein: MKKNIDPLLSIEHVKISCQNEGKWETIVDDMSFQLFRGEMLAITGPSGCGKSLTAHAIVGLLEKGCRVTHGQIIYRDENIIDYDERRLQQLRRDEIGLLIQHSLNGLNPIQTVKRQMVEALRHKKWNKKSIETSLHSLLNQVGFSDPEHILSLYPFELSGGMRQRVLLAMMLSLQPKIFIADEPTTALDVINREKVLTLLKQLQQELKLTILLISHDEKSVKKYADRVVQMDRGGVLL; encoded by the coding sequence ATGAAGAAGAATATAGATCCCTTACTAAGTATCGAACATGTAAAAATTTCTTGTCAGAATGAAGGAAAGTGGGAAACGATTGTCGATGATATGTCGTTTCAATTATTTAGGGGGGAAATGCTTGCTATTACCGGTCCAAGCGGCTGTGGAAAAAGTTTAACTGCACATGCAATAGTTGGACTTTTGGAGAAAGGCTGTCGTGTGACGCATGGGCAAATAATATATAGGGATGAAAATATTATAGACTATGATGAAAGACGTCTCCAACAGCTTCGTCGTGATGAAATTGGTTTATTAATTCAACATTCTTTAAATGGGTTAAATCCTATTCAAACTGTGAAAAGACAAATGGTAGAAGCATTAAGGCATAAGAAGTGGAACAAAAAAAGTATAGAAACATCTTTACACTCGTTATTAAATCAAGTCGGTTTCTCAGATCCAGAGCACATTTTATCTCTATATCCTTTTGAATTAAGTGGAGGAATGCGACAGCGGGTACTATTAGCGATGATGTTAAGCTTGCAGCCAAAGATATTTATTGCAGATGAACCAACGACTGCTCTTGATGTGATCAATCGTGAAAAGGTTTTAACGTTGCTTAAGCAGCTGCAACAGGAATTAAAATTGACGATTTTACTTATTTCTCATGATGAGAAAAGTGTTAAGAAATATGCCGACCGTGTGGTTCAAATGGACCGAGGAGGAGTTCTCCTTTGA
- a CDS encoding response regulator transcription factor has protein sequence MIRIVIAEDQRMLLGALGSLLDLEEDMEVVGKASNGEEALELVNRLKPDVCIMDIEMPVKSGLDVAEEIQNQACKVIILTTFARTGYFERARKAGVSGYLLKDSPSEELANSIRIIMDGRRIYAPELVDMAFQEENPLTEREKQVLGLIADGKNTKEIAKELYLTTGTVRNYISIILDKLDVSNRIEAIVRFKEKGWFK, from the coding sequence ATGATTCGAATAGTCATTGCTGAAGATCAACGGATGCTGCTGGGAGCGCTGGGCTCTCTTTTAGATTTGGAAGAAGATATGGAAGTAGTCGGGAAAGCGAGCAATGGTGAAGAGGCGCTTGAGTTAGTGAATCGTTTGAAGCCGGATGTTTGCATTATGGATATCGAAATGCCAGTCAAAAGCGGGTTAGATGTGGCTGAGGAAATTCAAAATCAAGCTTGCAAAGTTATTATTTTAACGACGTTTGCGCGTACTGGTTATTTTGAACGAGCGCGAAAAGCCGGTGTGAGCGGATATTTATTAAAGGATAGTCCAAGTGAGGAACTGGCGAATTCAATTCGAATTATTATGGATGGTCGTCGGATTTATGCTCCTGAGCTTGTTGATATGGCGTTTCAAGAAGAAAATCCGTTAACTGAGCGAGAAAAACAAGTACTTGGTTTAATTGCTGATGGAAAAAATACGAAAGAAATTGCGAAAGAGCTTTATTTAACAACAGGAACCGTTCGTAATTATATTTCTATTATTCTTGATAAATTAGACGTAAGTAATCGAATTGAAGCCATCGTCCGTTTTAAAGAAAAGGGCTGGTTTAAATAA